In one Drosophila pseudoobscura strain MV-25-SWS-2005 chromosome X, UCI_Dpse_MV25, whole genome shotgun sequence genomic region, the following are encoded:
- the rdgA gene encoding eye-specific diacylglycerol kinase isoform X16 codes for MFISYLNCDSPNANANANTSVNASSNASSNPSAEQRVWGMERLLHAVREEFQTEDENEEDDAEHSDCDSSSSSSSSSAAEAAADSSQPLSQSLPLPQSLLLQQQQQKAARRKLQRSDSFETGTGMPMLAWTETAAGAGGVTSAAAAAAAGAGAAGGTVRRFRRSSIGMQRKSAFRQRKLDSLGAWRRKRRTATGSNARRPIRIVPDWTENAINGEHYWKTSSASGDLCCLNEECIVSSKSGQRLKCSACQLVAHINCIPYVNEKPTLLCKPTYRDVGIRQYREQTTTHHHWVHRKMEKGKCKQCGKNIMFESIPQAVQSKLFGSKEIVALSCAWCHEIYHNKDTCFNQEKIGEECRLGNYAPIIVPPSWIVKLPNKGNFKSSIRVSNKNAATGSSAAGAGGGTAAGAPGGPGGPGGPGGKGKKQTQRRQKGKDEKKGEPRAFIVKPIPSPEVIPVIVFINPKSGGNQGVKLLGKFQHLLNPRQVFDLTQGGPKMGLDMFRKAPNLRVLACGGDGTVGWVLSVLDQIHPPLSPCPAVGVLPLGTGNDLARALGWGGYFSCQGYTDEPVGKILREIGMSQCVLMDRWRVKVTPNDDVCDDHMDRSKANVPLNVINNYFSFGVDAHIALEFHEAREAHPERFNSRLRNKMYYGQMGGKDLILRQYRNLSQWVTLECDGNDFTSKLRDAGCHAVLFLNIPSYGGGTHPWNDSFGATKPTIDDGLMEVVGLTTYQLPMLQAGMHGTCICQCRKARIITKRTIPMQVDGEACRVKPSIIEIELLNKALMLTKCKNGRGDVQVNPLEKLQLNILRITMQQYEQYHYQREMLSKLANKLGQIEIDSQCDLDHVRNMLNAKFEESITYPKVSQDWCFVDACTAEHYFRIDRAQEHLHYICDIAIDDLLILDHELATMPQTPDQERSFAAFSQRQAQTERRQMDQAQGHAPGSTDEDLQIGSKPIKVMKWKSNKDRLFSFNEDVFGYGFSPILEQTSDAILLAAQSGDLNMLRALHEQGYSLQSVNKNGETALHFACKYNHKDIVKYIISCATKRIINMPDKDHGQTALHIAADTTRRELCVMLVAAGASLQARNAEGNTPMMVAFNRNANEIATYLESKDVEAVKDENEDEKDSSTIIIVWPPPSSSM; via the exons ATGTTCATATCTTATTTGAACTGCGACAGCCctaacgccaacgccaacgccaacaccagcgtcaacgccagcagcaacgccagcagcaATCCATCAGCAGAGCAGCGGGTGTGGGGAATGGAGCGGCTACTGCATGCAGTGCGTGAGGAATTCCAAACGgaagacgaaaacgaagaagaCGACGCTGAGCacagcgactgcgacagcagcagcagcagtagcagtagctcagcagcagaggcagcggccgACAGCAGCCAGCCGCTTTCTCAGTCACTGCCATTGCCGCAGTCgctgctcctgcagcagcagcagcagaaggcagcccGTCGTAAGCTGCAGCGCAGTGACAGCTTTGAAACAGGAACGGGCATGCCCATGCTTGCATGGACGGAGACGGCTGCAGGTGCAGGAGGTGTAACaagtgcagctgcagctgcagctgcgggtgcgggtgcagCAGGGGGTACAGTTCGTCGCTTTCGACGCTCCTCGATTGGAATGCAACGAAAGTCGGCATTTCGCCAAAGGAAGCTCGACTCGCTGGGGGCGTGGCGACGCAAGAG GCGTACCGCTACAGGCAGCAATGCCCGTCGGCCCATACGCATTGTGCCCGATTGGACAGAGAATGCAATTAATGGCGAGCACTACTGGAAGACCTCGTCGGCCTCCGGCGATCTCTGTTGCCTCAACGAGGAGTGCATTGTAAGTTCA AAGAGCGGCCAGCGTTTGAAGTGCTCCGCCTGCCAGCTGGTAGCCCACATCAATTGCATTCCGTATGTGAACGAGAAGCCGACGCTGCTGTGCAAGCCCACCTATCGGGATGTGGGGATCAGGCAGTACCGGGAGCAGACGACCACCCACCACCACTGGGTGCACCGCAAGATGGAGAAGGGGAAGTGCAAGCAGTGTGGCAAG AATATTATGTTTGAATCCATACCGCAGGCGGTTCAGAGCAAGCTATTTGGCTCCAAAGAAATTGTAGCTTTGTCCTGTGCCTGGTGTCATGAGATCTATCACAACAAGGACACGTGCTTCAATCAGGAGAAAATCGGCGAAGAGTGTCGTCTCG GCAACTATGCACCGATTATTGTGCCGCCATCGTGGATTGTCAAGCTGCCGAACAAGGGCAACTTCAAGTCCTCCATTCGGGTAAGCAACAAGAACGCTGCCACCGGCTCCTCCGCTGCTGGAGCCGGCGGTGGCACTGCAGCTGGCGCACCTGGCGGACCCGGCGGACCCGGCGGTCCCGGTGGCAAAGGCAAGAAGCAGACCCAGCGCCGGCAGAAGGGCAAGGACGAGAAGAAGGGAGAACCGCGCGCATTCATCGTGAAGCCCATTCCATCGCCGGAGGTAATACCGGTCATTGTCTTTATTAATCCCAAGTCCGGTGGCAATCAGGGCGTCAAGCTACTCGGCAAGTTCCAGCATCTCCTGAACCCACGCCAGGTCTTTGATCTAACGCAAGGAGGTCCCAAAATGGG TCTGGACATGTTCCGCAAGGCGCCGAATCTTCGGGTTTTGGCCTGCGGCGGCGATGGCACCGTCGGCTGGGTGCTCTCCGTCCTCGATCAGATCCATCCACCATTGTCGCCGTGCCCGGCCGTCGGTGTGCTGCCGTTGGGGACGGGCAACGATCTCGCTCGCGCTCTCGGATGGGGCGGG TATTTCTCCTGTCAGGGCTACACGGACGAACCGGTGGGCAAGATCCTACGCGAGATCGGGATGTCGCAGTGCGTCCTCATGGACCGCTGGCGCGTCAAGGTCACGCCCAACGACGATGTCTGCGATGACCACATGGACCGCAGCAAGGCGAACGTGCCCCTGAACGTGATCAACAACTACTTCTCGTTCGGGGTGGATGCCCACATCGCACTGGAGTTCCACGAGGCGCGGGAGGCCCATCCGGAGCGCTTCAATTCGCGGCTGCGCAACAAGATGTACTACGGCCAGATGGGGGGCAAGGATCTGATCCTGCGCCAGTACCGCAACCTCTCCCAGTGGGTGACGCTGGAGTGCGATGGGAATGACTTCACCAGCAAGCTGCGGGACGCCGGCTGCCATGCCGTCCTCTTCCTGAACATACCCAG CTATGGCGGCGGCACCCACCCGTGGAACGACTCGTTCGGGGCGACGAAGCCCACCATTGACGACGGCCTGATGGAGGTGGTGGGGCTGACCACCTACCAGCTGCCGATGCTGCAGGCGGGCATGCACGGCACCTGCATCTGCCAGTGCCGGAAGGCGCGCATCATAACGAAGCGCACCATACCGATGCAGGTGGATGGTGAGGCGTGTCGCGTGAAGCCGTCGATCATTGAGATCGAGCTGTTGAATAAGGCGTTGATGCTGACCAAGTGCAAGAATGGACGTGGCGATGTCCA AGTAAATCCCCTGGAGAAGCTTCAATTGAATATCCTGCGCATTACGATGCAGCAGTATGAGCAATACCACTACCAAAGGGAGATGCTCAGTAAGCTGGCGAACAAGCTCGGCCAGATCGAGATCGACTCACAATGCGATCTGGATCATGTCCGCAATATGCTCAACGCCAAGTTCGAAGAGTCCATCACCTACCCGAAGGTATCGCAGGACTGGTGTTTCGTAGACG CCTGCACTGCAGAGCACTACTTCCGCATCGACAGGGCGCAGGAACATTTACACTACATCTGTGACATCGCCATTGACGATTTACTCATTCTGGATCACGAACTCGCCACCATGCCCCAAACACCCGACCAAGAACGCTCCTTTGCCGCATTCTCGCAGCGTCAGGCCCAGACAGAGCGCCGACAGATGGACCAGGCCCAGGGCCATGCACCAGGCAGCACCG ACGAGGATTTACAAATTGGCTCCAAGCCCATCAAAGTGATGAAGTGGAAGAG CAATAAAGATCGTTTGTTCAGTTTCAACGAAGATGTTTTTGGTTATGGATTCAG CCCTATACTGGAACAAACTTCCGATGCCATACTACTAGCAGCCCAAAGCGGTGATCTCAATATG TTACGTGCACTACATGAACAAGGATACTCATTGCAGTCAGTGAACAAGAACGGAGAGACGGCCCTGCACTTTGCTTGCAAATACAACCATAAGGACATTGTGAAATATATCATCTCATGTGCCACAAAACGCATCATCAATATGCCCGACAAGGACCA CGGACAAACTGCTTTACATATCGCCGCTGATACGACTCGCAGGGAGCTCTGCGTGATGCTGGTGGCCGCCGGGGCTAGTCTGCAGGCACGCAATGCCGAAGGCAACACCCCCATGATGGTGGCCTTCAATCGGAATGCCAACGAGATAGCCACATATTTGGAAAGTAAGGATGTGGAAGCGGTTAAGGATGAGAATGAGGATGAGAAGGacagcagcaccatcatcaTTGTCTGGCCGCCGCCGTCATCGTCCATGTAG
- the rdgA gene encoding eye-specific diacylglycerol kinase isoform X10: MQRLRTTFTRSRTPTGAEMKMQNSLEVPKQVRSASFDEMQLEAQRTSSNRLRQRASSSAEGRALEADRLQVPAGQGRSRSFDSAVIDPTSEDSGAFLDVPQRNKMPRRSSSSSPKTPPPCFHCQLVKQYERQITAEQRFFIDHRELTALSFYSDDDDDDDEEEGAVGGEGLCEDMHGACGGRPLPDVNNEAVARAQAILASTFENDPSTDCEDDAVELDLGLIHLSIEQSRARIPRQMRRHTIDSSVGNSEDEGVDGSGPNSNNSPYFGNTLMPPRPCGITFTLSPTNGDCPFLPTFAFPIDPNSPPGTPSPTQSPSPSPSPSPSPSPSPTPSVVLAVPPPLLELPSCSTGSGQQLLGSTAAVAAAALTLPAIASSQAAAAMATGAVCTLADADDAAAALGAMGLPVRPRRRSISRQEAIFVEPTGSSLENVSMSIEKADSIDAASTRANCGSPTGMFAVAHRTGFVVQDIYLTVPDLRRDRAASVDSCFSKLSSGNKTEELQPTVDGCYLTVPVINTTRSRSVDIVLPTDEQARYKALAMTGNEPGTYGRTATGSNARRPIRIVPDWTENAINGEHYWKTSSASGDLCCLNEECIKSGQRLKCSACQLVAHINCIPYVNEKPTLLCKPTYRDVGIRQYREQTTTHHHWVHRKMEKGKCKQCGKNIMFESIPQAVQSKLFGSKEIVALSCAWCHEIYHNKDTCFNQEKIGEECRLGNYAPIIVPPSWIVKLPNKGNFKSSIRVSNKNAATGSSAAGAGGGTAAGAPGGPGGPGGPGGKGKKQTQRRQKGKDEKKGEPRAFIVKPIPSPEVIPVIVFINPKSGGNQGVKLLGKFQHLLNPRQVFDLTQGGPKMGLDMFRKAPNLRVLACGGDGTVGWVLSVLDQIHPPLSPCPAVGVLPLGTGNDLARALGWGGGYTDEPVGKILREIGMSQCVLMDRWRVKVTPNDDVCDDHMDRSKANVPLNVINNYFSFGVDAHIALEFHEAREAHPERFNSRLRNKMYYGQMGGKDLILRQYRNLSQWVTLECDGNDFTSKLRDAGCHAVLFLNIPSYGGGTHPWNDSFGATKPTIDDGLMEVVGLTTYQLPMLQAGMHGTCICQCRKARIITKRTIPMQVDGEACRVKPSIIEIELLNKALMLTKCKNGRGDVQVNPLEKLQLNILRITMQQYEQYHYQREMLSKLANKLGQIEIDSQCDLDHVRNMLNAKFEESITYPKVSQDWCFVDACTAEHYFRIDRAQEHLHYICDIAIDDLLILDHELATMPQTPDQERSFAAFSQRQAQTERRQMDQAQGHAPGSTDEDLQIGSKPIKVMKWKSPILEQTSDAILLAAQSGDLNMLRALHEQGYSLQSVNKNGETALHFACKYNHKDIVKYIISCATKRIINMPDKDHGQTALHIAADTTRRELCVMLVAAGASLQARNAEGNTPMMVAFNRNANEIATYLESKDVEAVKDENEDEKDSSTIIIVWPPPSSSM, from the exons ATGCAGCGTCTTCGCACGACCTTCACGCGTTCGCGGACGCCCACCGGCgccgaaatgaaaatgcagAACAGCCTCGAGGTGCCCAAACAG GTGCGTTCCGCCTCCTTTGACGAGATGCAACTGGAGGCGCAGCGCACGTCCTCGAACCGACTGAGGCAGCGTGCCTCGTCCTCGGCGGAGGGGCGTGCCTTGGAGGCTGATCGTCTGcaggtgccggctgggcaggGCCGCTCGCGCAGCTTCGATTCGGCGGTCATCGATCCGACGAGCGAGGATTCGGGGGCATTCCTGGATGTGCCGCAGCGCAACAAGATGCCGCGGCGCAGCAGCTCGTCGAGCCCGAAGACCCCGCCGCCGTGCTTCCATTGCCAATTGGTGAAGCAGTACGAGCGCCAGATAACAGCGGAGCAGCGCTTCTTCATCGATCATCGAGAGCTCACCGCTCTCAGCTTCTACagcgatgatgacgatgacgacgacgaggaggagggtGCGGTGGGCGGTGAGGGTCTGTGCGAAGACATGCACGGTGCCTGCGGCGGACGGCCGCTTCCCGATGTGAACAACGAGGCGGTGGCTCGGGCGCAGGCCATTCTTGCATCCACATTCGAGAACGACCCGAGCACCGATTGCGAGGACGATGCGGTTGAGCTGGACCTGGGACTGATCCACTTGAGCATCGAGCAATCACGGGCTCGTATTCCGCGGCAGATGCGCCGCCACACCATCGACAGTTCGGTGGGCAATTCCGAGGATGAGGGCGTCGACGGGTCCGGGCCCAACTCCAACAATTCCCCGTATTTCGGCAACACCCTGATGCCGCCCAGACCCTGCGGCATCACCTTCACCCTGTCCCCCACCAACGGCGACTGTCCGTTCCTCCCAACCTTCGCTTTCCCCATCGATCCCAACTCCCCACCAGGCACGCCTTCGCCCACCcagtcgccatcgccatcgccatcaccatcgccgtcgccgtccCCGTCGCCCACCCCGTCGGTGGTGCTGGCCGTTCCACCCCCCCTGCTGGAGCTACCGTCCTGCTCCACGGGCAGCGGACAACAGCTGCTGGGCTCCACCGCAGctgtggccgccgccgccctcaCTCTACCGGCGATTGCCTCCTCGcaagcagccgcagccatGGCCACCGGAGCGGTCTGCACCTTGGCGGATGCAGATGACGCTGCTGCCGCTTTGGGGGCCATGGGCCTGCCGGTTCGCCCCAGACGCCGGTCCATCTCGCGGCAGGAGGCCATCTTCGTGGAGCCGACCGGCAGTTCGCTCGAGAATGTCTCGATGTCGATCGAGAAGGCCGACTCCATTGATGCCGCCTCCACCAGGGCCAACTGCGGCTCGCCCACGGGCATGTTCGCCGTCGCCCATCGCACCGGATTTGTGGTGCAGGACATCTACCTGACCGTACCGGATCTCCGACGGGATCGTGCCGCCTCCGTGGACTCGTGCTTCTCGAAGCTCTCATCAGGCAACAAAACCGAGGAGCTCCAGCCCACCGTGGATGGCTGCTACCTGACCGTACCGGTGATCAACACCACTCGCTCCCGGTCCGTGGACATAGTCCTGCCCACCGACGAGCAGGCGCGCTACAAGGCCCTGGCCATGACTGGCAACGAGCCAGGCACCTACGG GCGTACCGCTACAGGCAGCAATGCCCGTCGGCCCATACGCATTGTGCCCGATTGGACAGAGAATGCAATTAATGGCGAGCACTACTGGAAGACCTCGTCGGCCTCCGGCGATCTCTGTTGCCTCAACGAGGAGTGCATT AAGAGCGGCCAGCGTTTGAAGTGCTCCGCCTGCCAGCTGGTAGCCCACATCAATTGCATTCCGTATGTGAACGAGAAGCCGACGCTGCTGTGCAAGCCCACCTATCGGGATGTGGGGATCAGGCAGTACCGGGAGCAGACGACCACCCACCACCACTGGGTGCACCGCAAGATGGAGAAGGGGAAGTGCAAGCAGTGTGGCAAG AATATTATGTTTGAATCCATACCGCAGGCGGTTCAGAGCAAGCTATTTGGCTCCAAAGAAATTGTAGCTTTGTCCTGTGCCTGGTGTCATGAGATCTATCACAACAAGGACACGTGCTTCAATCAGGAGAAAATCGGCGAAGAGTGTCGTCTCG GCAACTATGCACCGATTATTGTGCCGCCATCGTGGATTGTCAAGCTGCCGAACAAGGGCAACTTCAAGTCCTCCATTCGGGTAAGCAACAAGAACGCTGCCACCGGCTCCTCCGCTGCTGGAGCCGGCGGTGGCACTGCAGCTGGCGCACCTGGCGGACCCGGCGGACCCGGCGGTCCCGGTGGCAAAGGCAAGAAGCAGACCCAGCGCCGGCAGAAGGGCAAGGACGAGAAGAAGGGAGAACCGCGCGCATTCATCGTGAAGCCCATTCCATCGCCGGAGGTAATACCGGTCATTGTCTTTATTAATCCCAAGTCCGGTGGCAATCAGGGCGTCAAGCTACTCGGCAAGTTCCAGCATCTCCTGAACCCACGCCAGGTCTTTGATCTAACGCAAGGAGGTCCCAAAATGGG TCTGGACATGTTCCGCAAGGCGCCGAATCTTCGGGTTTTGGCCTGCGGCGGCGATGGCACCGTCGGCTGGGTGCTCTCCGTCCTCGATCAGATCCATCCACCATTGTCGCCGTGCCCGGCCGTCGGTGTGCTGCCGTTGGGGACGGGCAACGATCTCGCTCGCGCTCTCGGATGGGGCGGG GGCTACACGGACGAACCGGTGGGCAAGATCCTACGCGAGATCGGGATGTCGCAGTGCGTCCTCATGGACCGCTGGCGCGTCAAGGTCACGCCCAACGACGATGTCTGCGATGACCACATGGACCGCAGCAAGGCGAACGTGCCCCTGAACGTGATCAACAACTACTTCTCGTTCGGGGTGGATGCCCACATCGCACTGGAGTTCCACGAGGCGCGGGAGGCCCATCCGGAGCGCTTCAATTCGCGGCTGCGCAACAAGATGTACTACGGCCAGATGGGGGGCAAGGATCTGATCCTGCGCCAGTACCGCAACCTCTCCCAGTGGGTGACGCTGGAGTGCGATGGGAATGACTTCACCAGCAAGCTGCGGGACGCCGGCTGCCATGCCGTCCTCTTCCTGAACATACCCAG CTATGGCGGCGGCACCCACCCGTGGAACGACTCGTTCGGGGCGACGAAGCCCACCATTGACGACGGCCTGATGGAGGTGGTGGGGCTGACCACCTACCAGCTGCCGATGCTGCAGGCGGGCATGCACGGCACCTGCATCTGCCAGTGCCGGAAGGCGCGCATCATAACGAAGCGCACCATACCGATGCAGGTGGATGGTGAGGCGTGTCGCGTGAAGCCGTCGATCATTGAGATCGAGCTGTTGAATAAGGCGTTGATGCTGACCAAGTGCAAGAATGGACGTGGCGATGTCCA AGTAAATCCCCTGGAGAAGCTTCAATTGAATATCCTGCGCATTACGATGCAGCAGTATGAGCAATACCACTACCAAAGGGAGATGCTCAGTAAGCTGGCGAACAAGCTCGGCCAGATCGAGATCGACTCACAATGCGATCTGGATCATGTCCGCAATATGCTCAACGCCAAGTTCGAAGAGTCCATCACCTACCCGAAGGTATCGCAGGACTGGTGTTTCGTAGACG CCTGCACTGCAGAGCACTACTTCCGCATCGACAGGGCGCAGGAACATTTACACTACATCTGTGACATCGCCATTGACGATTTACTCATTCTGGATCACGAACTCGCCACCATGCCCCAAACACCCGACCAAGAACGCTCCTTTGCCGCATTCTCGCAGCGTCAGGCCCAGACAGAGCGCCGACAGATGGACCAGGCCCAGGGCCATGCACCAGGCAGCACCG ACGAGGATTTACAAATTGGCTCCAAGCCCATCAAAGTGATGAAGTGGAAGAG CCCTATACTGGAACAAACTTCCGATGCCATACTACTAGCAGCCCAAAGCGGTGATCTCAATATG TTACGTGCACTACATGAACAAGGATACTCATTGCAGTCAGTGAACAAGAACGGAGAGACGGCCCTGCACTTTGCTTGCAAATACAACCATAAGGACATTGTGAAATATATCATCTCATGTGCCACAAAACGCATCATCAATATGCCCGACAAGGACCA CGGACAAACTGCTTTACATATCGCCGCTGATACGACTCGCAGGGAGCTCTGCGTGATGCTGGTGGCCGCCGGGGCTAGTCTGCAGGCACGCAATGCCGAAGGCAACACCCCCATGATGGTGGCCTTCAATCGGAATGCCAACGAGATAGCCACATATTTGGAAAGTAAGGATGTGGAAGCGGTTAAGGATGAGAATGAGGATGAGAAGGacagcagcaccatcatcaTTGTCTGGCCGCCGCCGTCATCGTCCATGTAG
- the rdgA gene encoding eye-specific diacylglycerol kinase isoform X19, with translation MPERRVSQRDVDEIEIESDEEEENLEQGVGLSVQSTRNRRHSPPPMSRGGRRIAGKIPNGNQNERTPDRVHDDDEDAIFEDHGEENDDDEVDEGDIELLDYDTRTATGSNARRPIRIVPDWTENAINGEHYWKTSSASGDLCCLNEECIVSSKSGQRLKCSACQLVAHINCIPYVNEKPTLLCKPTYRDVGIRQYREQTTTHHHWVHRKMEKGKCKQCGKNIMFESIPQAVQSKLFGSKEIVALSCAWCHEIYHNKDTCFNQEKIGEECRLGNYAPIIVPPSWIVKLPNKGNFKSSIRVSNKNAATGSSAAGAGGGTAAGAPGGPGGPGGPGGKGKKQTQRRQKGKDEKKGEPRAFIVKPIPSPEVIPVIVFINPKSGGNQGVKLLGKFQHLLNPRQVFDLTQGGPKMGLDMFRKAPNLRVLACGGDGTVGWVLSVLDQIHPPLSPCPAVGVLPLGTGNDLARALGWGGYFSCQGYTDEPVGKILREIGMSQCVLMDRWRVKVTPNDDVCDDHMDRSKANVPLNVINNYFSFGVDAHIALEFHEAREAHPERFNSRLRNKMYYGQMGGKDLILRQYRNLSQWVTLECDGNDFTSKLRDAGCHAVLFLNIPSYGGGTHPWNDSFGATKPTIDDGLMEVVGLTTYQLPMLQAGMHGTCICQCRKARIITKRTIPMQVDGEACRVKPSIIEIELLNKALMLTKCKNGRGDVQVNPLEKLQLNILRITMQQYEQYHYQREMLSKLANKLGQIEIDSQCDLDHVRNMLNAKFEESITYPKVSQDWCFVDACTAEHYFRIDRAQEHLHYICDIAIDDLLILDHELATMPQTPDQERSFAAFSQRQAQTERRQMDQAQGHAPGSTDEDLQIGSKPIKVMKWKSNKDRLFSFNEDVFGYGFSPILEQTSDAILLAAQSGDLNMLRALHEQGYSLQSVNKNGETALHFACKYNHKDIVKYIISCATKRIINMPDKDHGQTALHIAADTTRRELCVMLVAAGASLQARNAEGNTPMMVAFNRNANEIATYLESKDVEAVKDENEDEKDSSTIIIVWPPPSSSM, from the exons GCGTACCGCTACAGGCAGCAATGCCCGTCGGCCCATACGCATTGTGCCCGATTGGACAGAGAATGCAATTAATGGCGAGCACTACTGGAAGACCTCGTCGGCCTCCGGCGATCTCTGTTGCCTCAACGAGGAGTGCATTGTAAGTTCA AAGAGCGGCCAGCGTTTGAAGTGCTCCGCCTGCCAGCTGGTAGCCCACATCAATTGCATTCCGTATGTGAACGAGAAGCCGACGCTGCTGTGCAAGCCCACCTATCGGGATGTGGGGATCAGGCAGTACCGGGAGCAGACGACCACCCACCACCACTGGGTGCACCGCAAGATGGAGAAGGGGAAGTGCAAGCAGTGTGGCAAG AATATTATGTTTGAATCCATACCGCAGGCGGTTCAGAGCAAGCTATTTGGCTCCAAAGAAATTGTAGCTTTGTCCTGTGCCTGGTGTCATGAGATCTATCACAACAAGGACACGTGCTTCAATCAGGAGAAAATCGGCGAAGAGTGTCGTCTCG GCAACTATGCACCGATTATTGTGCCGCCATCGTGGATTGTCAAGCTGCCGAACAAGGGCAACTTCAAGTCCTCCATTCGGGTAAGCAACAAGAACGCTGCCACCGGCTCCTCCGCTGCTGGAGCCGGCGGTGGCACTGCAGCTGGCGCACCTGGCGGACCCGGCGGACCCGGCGGTCCCGGTGGCAAAGGCAAGAAGCAGACCCAGCGCCGGCAGAAGGGCAAGGACGAGAAGAAGGGAGAACCGCGCGCATTCATCGTGAAGCCCATTCCATCGCCGGAGGTAATACCGGTCATTGTCTTTATTAATCCCAAGTCCGGTGGCAATCAGGGCGTCAAGCTACTCGGCAAGTTCCAGCATCTCCTGAACCCACGCCAGGTCTTTGATCTAACGCAAGGAGGTCCCAAAATGGG TCTGGACATGTTCCGCAAGGCGCCGAATCTTCGGGTTTTGGCCTGCGGCGGCGATGGCACCGTCGGCTGGGTGCTCTCCGTCCTCGATCAGATCCATCCACCATTGTCGCCGTGCCCGGCCGTCGGTGTGCTGCCGTTGGGGACGGGCAACGATCTCGCTCGCGCTCTCGGATGGGGCGGG TATTTCTCCTGTCAGGGCTACACGGACGAACCGGTGGGCAAGATCCTACGCGAGATCGGGATGTCGCAGTGCGTCCTCATGGACCGCTGGCGCGTCAAGGTCACGCCCAACGACGATGTCTGCGATGACCACATGGACCGCAGCAAGGCGAACGTGCCCCTGAACGTGATCAACAACTACTTCTCGTTCGGGGTGGATGCCCACATCGCACTGGAGTTCCACGAGGCGCGGGAGGCCCATCCGGAGCGCTTCAATTCGCGGCTGCGCAACAAGATGTACTACGGCCAGATGGGGGGCAAGGATCTGATCCTGCGCCAGTACCGCAACCTCTCCCAGTGGGTGACGCTGGAGTGCGATGGGAATGACTTCACCAGCAAGCTGCGGGACGCCGGCTGCCATGCCGTCCTCTTCCTGAACATACCCAG CTATGGCGGCGGCACCCACCCGTGGAACGACTCGTTCGGGGCGACGAAGCCCACCATTGACGACGGCCTGATGGAGGTGGTGGGGCTGACCACCTACCAGCTGCCGATGCTGCAGGCGGGCATGCACGGCACCTGCATCTGCCAGTGCCGGAAGGCGCGCATCATAACGAAGCGCACCATACCGATGCAGGTGGATGGTGAGGCGTGTCGCGTGAAGCCGTCGATCATTGAGATCGAGCTGTTGAATAAGGCGTTGATGCTGACCAAGTGCAAGAATGGACGTGGCGATGTCCA AGTAAATCCCCTGGAGAAGCTTCAATTGAATATCCTGCGCATTACGATGCAGCAGTATGAGCAATACCACTACCAAAGGGAGATGCTCAGTAAGCTGGCGAACAAGCTCGGCCAGATCGAGATCGACTCACAATGCGATCTGGATCATGTCCGCAATATGCTCAACGCCAAGTTCGAAGAGTCCATCACCTACCCGAAGGTATCGCAGGACTGGTGTTTCGTAGACG CCTGCACTGCAGAGCACTACTTCCGCATCGACAGGGCGCAGGAACATTTACACTACATCTGTGACATCGCCATTGACGATTTACTCATTCTGGATCACGAACTCGCCACCATGCCCCAAACACCCGACCAAGAACGCTCCTTTGCCGCATTCTCGCAGCGTCAGGCCCAGACAGAGCGCCGACAGATGGACCAGGCCCAGGGCCATGCACCAGGCAGCACCG ACGAGGATTTACAAATTGGCTCCAAGCCCATCAAAGTGATGAAGTGGAAGAG CAATAAAGATCGTTTGTTCAGTTTCAACGAAGATGTTTTTGGTTATGGATTCAG CCCTATACTGGAACAAACTTCCGATGCCATACTACTAGCAGCCCAAAGCGGTGATCTCAATATG TTACGTGCACTACATGAACAAGGATACTCATTGCAGTCAGTGAACAAGAACGGAGAGACGGCCCTGCACTTTGCTTGCAAATACAACCATAAGGACATTGTGAAATATATCATCTCATGTGCCACAAAACGCATCATCAATATGCCCGACAAGGACCA CGGACAAACTGCTTTACATATCGCCGCTGATACGACTCGCAGGGAGCTCTGCGTGATGCTGGTGGCCGCCGGGGCTAGTCTGCAGGCACGCAATGCCGAAGGCAACACCCCCATGATGGTGGCCTTCAATCGGAATGCCAACGAGATAGCCACATATTTGGAAAGTAAGGATGTGGAAGCGGTTAAGGATGAGAATGAGGATGAGAAGGacagcagcaccatcatcaTTGTCTGGCCGCCGCCGTCATCGTCCATGTAG